ctactagtgggctataacatataaaggtaaggaactttatttaagtgtctagtctttctagcgctggagcgctaattggggacactgtaaatcaaattaacaattaacacaattaagtcaaattttggtttttgaggagaggggaaaccggagtacccggagaaaacctctcggtgcagagaagagaaccaacaaactcaacccacatatgacgccggatctgggaatcgaacccgggccgcattggtgggaggcgggtagcctactagtagctcaagcaatcagaacgcagcattgatgatagaccactagtcggattttactGAAAAGATATTTACTGCAGAGCCTGGAGCCGTCTGCGTAGCCTTGTTCCATGCATGCCGGACTGCATGCCGTATGTCTGTATTACAGGTTCAACCGCTGATCAACTTGAACAGAGACTCTCTCGTTAGATTGTGGCAAGGTTAACTCAGGTTAACTATGGTTAAATGCGACATACCAAAATACCGCCTGGAAAATTGGAAAATCAGATATAATTTCCTCTATGTTAACTCTGAAAGCGGTGTTGTTATCTTCACCAATTCAGCTTCCTTCGCTCTTTGCCTTCCACAATTGAAGGTAAGGTTTGATGTTGGTATATTTGCGTCACGAAGTCCCGTACTGGCGACATGTTTTTTATCAGCGCTGGTTTACCTCGCAATCTGAGTGTTCAgttgccttttcttttggaaAAGAGAGTGCTCGCAACACAAAATTTTGTCAGTAATTTTGCGTGAATTACTTTTTGTTACCTGTGAAATCGCGTTTTGGTGATACGAACTGCTGTTACGCAGTAGTGGGGTGTCTTCAGAGGTGACGATGTCATAATGCCCACTTCAGTTCAGTATTGAATCGAAGGTTAACACTCATATCCTTTCAACGTGTTTGATCGTCCGATGTGCCCATCACTTACACGGAATAACGCCACCCGGGCAACTTCGTTTTGCTAGCGGTGGAGAGTGTGACATGAATCTACTGTAATATAGTAGATCTTTTATTCGCTTTTTTCAGTTAATAGAAAGTTAGAGTTAATGTCTTACCCTAAATTTTTGGCTGAACATAGATTATTTTTTATCGTCAATGATCTGTTCTGTAATCCAACATTGTAATATCGTTGTTCAATTATCCTAAAAGATTTGCTCTCCTTACTGCAAAAATGTGTTGTAAATCGTTGAAATCACGGGAATTGTTTATCTTTCAGGCATTCGGAAAGAGGAGTGATCGATCCAAGTGATCTCTTTCAGCAAggtattattaataatagaCTGATTTAGGAACAGATTGACAGTTGTTGCATACAGCAAAATTACCTATTGTTGTCCAATAACTGAACAGGTCCCTCACCTTCCTCTAAAGTTTGATTGGACCACCATCATTTTTATGTAATGCATGTGTAGTTTCTTTGAGTGTTAAGGACCACATATTAAGATGAGGAAGTGTTTATTAGTAAAAATTTACgtgtgcttatttattccaaattgcacgagaaaagtcatttgattacctgttaataatatacatgaaaaaatttctccatgctgattgatgaaaaaatccagggcgtgcgcttgatttgaaatcaaaagatTTGAATGGCCATCTGTGAATTTCTCTTTcgcgactttcctgtcaatcaatttaatttcaagtttttgtactcaatttcaactttctgcactaatttAGTCTTTCTAccctcaaaaaatttcaagtttttgcactgtttgggattaattgacatgctctcagccaatcagcatggagaaatttttcatGCATATTATTAATAGGGAAACAACTATTGCATTACTTCTGCATGATTAAAAATAGTAGTTAATAGCAAAGGACTGACTTGATTGGTACACACTAACAAACAATTAGTTACTTGGACTCTGAAATGAAAGTTTGAGGACCACTTCGTAACACTGATAATTGTTAGATCCTAGACAGAACAATCCAACCTCTCTACTACAGCATTTCTATCTGCGGTGCAGAACGAAAGAAGTCTCAagagtgttttcatttttcaatgttaatgataGTTGAAATTATGAGTAGTGAGAGGGGGGTCTGAAAAGTTCAGTCTTGAATGAGACACAAGCCCTGgcctgacctctgtgatgctGGTGCATTTATTTATATGGTGTAATAATTACAAGAATGTAATTATTTCAAGAATTCATTTCATCAAATAAAGAAGTATTcattttgatgttgtttttgtgtgtttgtttCAGGCTGCATCGTTGATTATGTAACACTTTCTTTTCTGtgttacaattattattcttagtGACTGCTATGATTGATCCAAGGAACATGCCTTGTGTTAGGGTGTGCATTGCCAGAATGTCACCCCACGAACTTCCGCATAATGCATTGAAACAGTACCACAATTATGCTGCAAAGAGGAAAGCTGGTGACTCTGCACCAAATGAGATTGTAGAGACTCGACTGAATGGTATTGCTAGGCATCTTCCTGTAGATTTCTCATTTGTATCAGCAAAAAATGGTCATGAACATAAATGTGACCGTTCCAGATGTACGAGCTGTACCTGTACAACTTCTAATACTTTTTCAGTCAGTGACTTCTATGTTCCACTCCAAGACAAATGTCAAgctattttcaattttttaaatgcaTCGAATGGAAATGTTCACACTACTCCAAATGTTAGCCATCTCTCAGGGAACACTTCAATTCTGACacaagaaaatgataaatCTGATGCTATTAATGGTTTTTGTCATCACGATGACACCAGTTTGGATTCTAATGACAGCCCAGAAGCAAGCAATTCAAGGTCAGCAATAGGTGGTTTTAACACCCAACCAAACAAGGTAGAGTCTGGCAGACACTCTTCGCTTTCAATAATATCTCGCCATCACAGTGTTGTTTCTAATGGAAAAGAACAGACTGCCTCAGTGCCCCATAGTCCTGCAATGTCAGATCCTGTGGAATGTATCTTAAAACCAGTTCTTAACTTTGGACCCAAAAATGATGAAGAGGTTAACAATGCAAGTGCAACAGATTATTTGGAAAAGAGAACAAGAAACCATTCATATGGCTTGAGAAATATAGTGGTAAGTAACTTCACATCTTCAAGAAATGGGCTTCTTCGAAGTTGACCACACTGTGTGTCAGTGAGTGTTTTGATTTTGTACATCATCAGACGACTCCCAAATACCAAAATATGCTCCTTGCAACAAGTCAACTGCACTTCCATGATTTGAAATacatatgaaattcatattgtactgcggttgtagatgaaagtgaagaatgatcatcaaagtaaattttccaatttaagcaattggaagggagaagcctgaaaaatatcagggcttctcATTGAAGCACTCATATTTTCACCaggaagccctgatatttttcaggcttcttccttccaattgcttaaattggaaaattttacTGTGATGATcgttcttcactttcatctacagcGGCCACtcagctgtgaagccacacattggggGCGAGGTCAGTTTcttgagttcatatcttcccgtgcagtgaaatgatgtgaaatacatatgaaattcatattgtactgcggttgtagatgaaagtgaagaatgatcatcaaagtaaattttccaatttaagcaattggaaggaagaagcctgaaaaatatcagggcttcccgttgaagccctgatatttttcaggcttcttccttccaataatgcttaaattggaaaattgcaTGGTTCGTATGGCTCAAGATTGAGCAAGTACAAAACCAATTTAGCCACATTCAGAATAGTATGAGAATTTTTTATGCTCTAGCTTGTTATCTGTAGTGAATGCAGCATAAATTGATATCATTGTTGCCAGCTTTTTAACTAAATGAGGGTTTCTTCTGATTGAAGTGCTCTCACAATTGGACCACAGTGGTAAGGCTAGAAAGCATTGCATTGAAACATTATATTAGCCCTTTGAGAGAGTGAATATGCATTGTGGAGATTAGGATTAAGCTCatatacatttattttttactacGTTTGCTACTAATcgtgcaatctgattggctaatttgccgTTGTACATGTGTAAGAGTTCACATCATGCTGCTGACGTCAATGTGTCGTGCAATGCCTTCTTTATCCAAACTTCAGTGCTTTGGTCTTTCCAAATGGCCTCTTACATGACTGGACCATTGCAAATGCCATTGTGtatgttttgctgcaaaatgaTTAATTCCACTTGAATATTTGTAGTGTCTGAACAGTTAAAGTTGTATTTTCGTGAATAAACAACCTGGTTTGTTTCATTCAGAGGGGAAATACACCGGCCAATTTCCGTTTTGGAGTTGCGCACAATTGACCTCTGTCAcgcggcggccatgttggtcaGAGAACACaaacctctttcataatggcggtTAAATTAAatgctcttttgttttaatgctaataagtcTTTCTAATTTCGCTGTCAtgggaaaaattcaaaagaatatttaaaccaaagttaGTCTAGtagtctaattaacataaacgCAAAGGAATGACAAAATAcgctgccatttatgaaagtggttaGTGGATCGAGTTGACATGTATGGAAACGAGTTCAAGGGGAAAAAAGGAACGTTTTCGGTGCCTTGGAACtcaatatggccgccatgtGTTAATAGCATATACAATGCCAACAACATGCAAGAGAATCAGTGGATTTTTCCCAtttatttgattcattctttgttttcgtATTGGTAAACTCCAACCACTTGTTGGAACTATCTTGCATTGCGTCCTGTTTTAGAAACCTTTGATTCTCCCTTAATTCACTCGAATAAGAGCTTTCTTCGCAGTTGGAACTTGGGCTTCGTCAGTGGCGAATTAACAAATCAGTTCACTCATTTAATTCAACGAATTAAATGAGTCGCCTTTGTACTTCAGACGCCACAGTtgtttcgctctgacgaagggctaaggCTCGAAGCATCAGcgtcgtaatctaatcggcaagtgacgacgaagggctaacgctcgaaacgtcagcttcgtaatctaatcggcaagtgacgacgaaggacTAAGGCtccaaacgtcagcttcgtaatctaatcggcaagtgacgacgaagggctaacgctcggaaacgtcagcttcgtaatctaatcggcaagtgacgacgaagggctaacgctcgaaacatcagcttcgtaATGTAATCGGCAAGTGaggacgaagggctaacgcccgaaaggtcagcttcgttatcacttcacagtggaaatttcaCCCTTGTCAACTTATCaccaaattttggttttttcacTTCCCCTCCGACTCGCCACTGccatttctttagaaaccGTTACCATCAAactttttgttggtttgttttcgttttttttttttgtgaactgTCAGCCAAGCATCTTATTATTCAGAGGTCATCTCAGCACAATAAAACcttatgttctttttttccatttttggtgTTCAATGATGAGTAAAAGGATAACAATTGAATGAATGATAAAATGAAGATGAAGGCTTTTTGTCACAAACTTCATTCTCAGATGTTTATTAGATGCATTGACAGAATTAATGGTTACAAAGCATGTCTTGAGGGTTCTTGGACTCTAATGGAGCAAATTTCATCTTATTTTATACCAGAAACCACGAGACTTTTCGTATGAAGTGGCGTCCATTTCATCGTCGTCGTCAGCTGGTGATCTGTTTGAACCAAGCACACTTTCCGATGAAAGCTCATCCATTGGTTTCTCTTCATGTAAAGACCTTGATGTTTGTGGCTATGAAACCTGGCCTGATCTTGGCAATTATTCACCTCCAGAAAGTCCCGTCCAGGAGACAGAATCTACGggtcattatttttctttggatgCAGAAAAAATTTCGACGGTATCAAAACTTGTTCCATCGGGTTCTCCttttaaaagtgaaataaGTGATACACTTTGTAACTCAATGGAATCTAGAGTTAGGCGATCCACATTGAATCATGTAGAACTGTTATCTCCTGAGATAAAGCTTGTCCCTTTGTCAGTTTCAAGTGGCAGGCAGTTAGAAAGAGAGTCTTCGTCTTTGAAGAAGGAACTTGTTGTCAAACTTTGTGATGTTGGCAAgagtttcaaaaagagaaagaatgGCGGTTTTACTCTTGTACCTGGGCGATGTACGGCGTCTGGTCGAAAGGCCTTATCAAACTATTCTGAAAACATCCTTCCAAAGTCTACCTCAAAACACATAATTTCTGCGACAGAAAAGCAAAGCCACAGAAAGAAACTTCCAAAGAATTCCAGGTCTGTGTGTGACGCTGAATACAAGCGAGGTCGCAAAAAGAAGATTAAAGTTAGGAAGAACCTTTCAGACAGGAGAGAGAAATATTTCATGGCACGTTATGGAAACCTACAATTCAAGGAACTAAATACTATTTCAAGAATGTCTTCGAGGTACAAGGTGGCTTTCACCAAATGGCCACGGGTGTTTTCTGGAGCATTGGACCTTATCAACCAAAGACTTGCAAATCAAAATGCTTTCTGGAATACAATAAGATCTTGAGAAGCCGTTTGCCTTACTATGAAAATTCAAGGGGtagcttttattttaaatcAGTCAGTAAGTTTTACCAGAGATCGTATAAGTTATTCCAAAAATATTGCTGCAGTGataaaattcttaatttttttaaattacaaTGAGGCGAATGCAAGTTTGCATCGTCATTGTAAAAcatatttgtaaattttattgcGTTAAAATGTCTATTTCATTCACCCCCCCTTTTTGACAAAAGGGGTTCTACTGGACTTGTTTTAGTGTTGCGGTGTTTGCTGTCGTATAAAATCTAATTTGCTGATGGAGAAAATCCCTAAGAGCTGATTAAAGATTAATTTAAGAAATGTGCTCTTATTGTAAACACATAACCTTACGTTATTACGTGAAAAATAGCTATCTGTTTAGTGGTTGTGGTGACATAGTGACTAGTACCAATTTCCACTTGGGTCTAACACGCTCCTATTGAAAAGGAGCTCAACTTATGACAATAGGAACAGCAGGCAAAGAAGTTAAAACAGTACCGTAGTTCTGTATGCTTGTCATTATATTTTGCATGCAAATACACCTTTCATTTTTGTGCGCAATAATAACAAGAAGTTATGAAAAGCTACTTATACAAAggttaatttttgttcaaagtCACTatatttgaaattatttatataggaaaatatgtcaaaataaCTGGACCCTAGGTTTCTTAGTGGTGAAATCTTTTAAGCTTGTGACTAAACTTGACATCCATGTAGCGGCTTTCTTGGGGGTTTAGCGGCTTTCTTGGGGGTTTTTGATATTAaccttttgattttcataAGAACGTCAAAAAGCAACAAGACTGAGAAGTTTTAATTAGTGGGCCCTCACGAGAACTGCTTCCATGATTATTTTGTAAAGATAACAGCGCTTCCATTTCCAGGAAAGGGTGAAGAGGGATTAGTTTGTCATCCTAGTTCTTGGAAATTTACCTTCCATGATGTGGGCAGGAGAAAGTCaagtttatgttttttttgtttttagtttcacTTTCGTGTATTTCTCTGCACCTCATTATATATAGACTTGGTAAAACCGTTGAGAATAACGATTTTAATCTGTTGTTTTGCTGCATACCGTTTCGAATTAGAGTTTTAGCATACTGTTAGTTTCCTGGCTTTTCGTGCCATTTGTTTTAACTGTGAAAATGAACTGAGTATACGTGAAGTAGTTGGGAAATTGTGGTAATGCAGTGAATTATTTTGATGTTTGAATATCACCACTTTTGCATTTTACATcgctttaaggacggtgcctactaattaaagatattttttccccggtgtgtaattatgcaggaaatgtagatcttaacaagtcctattgaaatccaaaaagaaaattgggggtaaccacgcatttttcaaagataattcatgaataatatctgtaaaaagctttaaaatacaaagcaatgtatggcatttttttctcaaactgaagcttaattatttctcaaaagtgcatggttacccccaattttctttttggataccaagagtacttactaagatctactttctccggatagttttaaacagcgcaaaaatatccctgtattagtaagcattggcgataggaaatccgagtatctggagatgcgcagaacgtatgcgcaataacaatagtaggcaccgtccttaagaatCACAAAATGGGTTAATATATTTGTCAGTCAAATTGAATACAACGCTGTTATCCTGACATAAATTGGATGTTGGAATAAACTTCTTTTAAGTTCAATTGTTTGTTCTTATTTGATTTGACGAAGTATTTCAacgatttttttcttgaagcaATTTTGTTGCAGTTGTTAGTAGGTGTTGGTTCTGGGTTTCCATAAGTATGTATAACTCCGACCTGCTTGACATATAACATGTTCAAGTACAGATTCAACGTGGATGTAACTTTCAAGTAAAGAATGTAAGGATGTACGAAACTTTTGCAGATCTTTCAGTGTTGAAAACTGCTTCGCGCGGATGTACAGGAAACGAGTgaaacattgtttttgttgtcattgtaaACATGTCGTATTTGTTGGATCCCTTGCTTCTCTCCATTCACAGAATTTATGGCTACTTTCAGTTAGGAAAATTATGTCTTTTTGGACGCCTTTCATCCCTTGTAAGAACAGCTTTCAGTTTGTCTTGTTCTTTACTTTCTTGTGGTGTAGTTAGATGAAACGTAGCCTTTGGTAAAAGTTGTCTCAAGGTAAAAGTTGGCACAAGGATTTAACTCCCCTAACCACTTTGTGCGCTTCACCTCTTGCGTTTCTTGCCCTTGCAGGCCCTCAATTACTTCTAGCACCCAGCAACAACACCTACAACAAACTTAACAACAAGTAAAGCAGAAATTAACCCGAAACCCGCAGGTCAGCAAAAGCTAATCGAAGCTGGTTCAAGGAAAGCAGTCAATGaagaactgaagaaaaaacaaaattatgaattcTAAGACACTTAGATTCACTCTAGAGTTTAATGGTATCACAGTTGCCTTGAAACAGTTCCTTTAAAACCAAACACGTTTGAAGTGTCCATTGGTTTTGCACGTCACGTATCtggaaagaaaatgcaaaaatgacATATCGATGAATCTTAGTTGAATGAAAGATTACATGGAGATTACTAAGACGAAATTATGATATTTAGTCACAGCAAGACCAGTCGTCAAGGGAGATGTTTCGTGCTGAATTACTTAATTCGCTATAATGAAATTGACCTCTGGTATGCATCAATGGGGTTGGTGACCGTTTATTGGTCCTCCTATGTTTTGCCTTAGATTTTTCGTGGGTTGGCGCAGTTATTCTGGCTACCGCACCCCATACccaccaccccccccccccccaaataTGATTTCGTTTAATGTTCAGACTCTGTATCTCACCCGAAGAAGTCATTGAAGTACTGGTCACCATGATAGCGATCAGCTCGATCCTTCATGAACAGCTTCAACTGCTCAAGCGTTTCATTTCCTAGTGGATCGTAACCAAGACCTTTATCAGACCTTGTCCAATTTTTGATGCTTTAATGGGATTAGTATCCTCAACGAGATGGTAATCCCCTGGTTCCATGAACTTGTCAAGGTACTCCAACAAACCAACAACGCTAATACGTGCATCCTCGTTAACAAACCACGGATGAGGAAGTGTCTGATGAGAAATCAGAGAGAAAGCTGTACACAATTGTCATTCTTTAATTACGTGTTTGGATACAATCTAAAGACATGTTTTTCCGACAAAAACGAAAGTCAAATTAGTGGAACGAATGGAAAGAAAGCATTAGCCCCCAAATGGGCGGGAATCAGCCTCAAATTCCCACTGATCCTTAGCTGAACGTATTGGGGAAATAGTATATTTCGTGATAATTTACATAGTTTGCTTGAATTTATGATTTCTTGTGCTTGAGGGCAGCTCTCTTCGCACCTTGTTGTCAGACCCCTGCCATCTTCAGCAGATCCAGTTTTCATTGATAGCGGCTCTCGGACAGATCTgacaactgcaaaaaccaCCACTCATTAAACTCCCCTCACCTTTGCTAGTTATGAATACTGAGataaattgttaattttttcccCTGTCTATGATGTTTCCGCCGTGATAGACCGATTCGGCTAACtcatgttgtacccaattcaaatcctttggaaataaaacgttttgttccaagtatttccatatcatttcaATGTGAATGCcatattatcatgcaaataaaacacacaaagaaccttaaccccgagagatctgaattgggtacaacattgagttatcTATTACCGCGGCATTTGCACAATCCTTCTAAAATTGTACTTAAAAATTCTCAGGAGAAGCTTTTCTCAAGCCATCGCTACTTCCTCTTCTCGTCGCTTTAGACATAACTTCACGGCCTTCTTAATTTTTCTAAAATTGCACTCTGTCcttttcttgtaaaattttTGCTTCCTCGTTTACTAGCACCCTGTATGTTCCCTCGGGGgaacgttgcgtgacatcccgaaagactgCTTCGAAGGAG
This sequence is a window from Acropora palmata chromosome 6, jaAcrPala1.3, whole genome shotgun sequence. Protein-coding genes within it:
- the LOC141884651 gene encoding uncharacterized protein LOC141884651 — protein: MIDPRNMPCVRVCIARMSPHELPHNALKQYHNYAAKRKAGDSAPNEIVETRLNGIARHLPVDFSFVSAKNGHEHKCDRSRCTSCTCTTSNTFSVSDFYVPLQDKCQAIFNFLNASNGNVHTTPNVSHLSGNTSILTQENDKSDAINGFCHHDDTSLDSNDSPEASNSRSAIGGFNTQPNKVESGRHSSLSIISRHHSVVSNGKEQTASVPHSPAMSDPVECILKPVLNFGPKNDEEVNNASATDYLEKRTRNHSYGLRNIVKPRDFSYEVASISSSSSAGDLFEPSTLSDESSSIGFSSCKDLDVCGYETWPDLGNYSPPESPVQETESTGHYFSLDAEKISTVSKLVPSGSPFKSEISDTLCNSMESRVRRSTLNHVELLSPEIKLVPLSVSSGRQLERESSSLKKELVVKLCDVGKSFKKRKNGGFTLVPGRCTASGRKALSNYSENILPKSTSKHIISATEKQSHRKKLPKNSRSVCDAEYKRGRKKKIKVRKNLSDRREKYFMARYGNLQFKELNTISRMSSRYKVAFTKWPRVFSGALDLINQRLANQNAFWNTIRS